A segment of the Eleutherodactylus coqui strain aEleCoq1 chromosome 6, aEleCoq1.hap1, whole genome shotgun sequence genome:
ggcacaatcaccctagggcaggcacaatcgccgtaagcCATAATAGAATGCAGTTAGCCAGACTATGAcatggaggagctacttgttcaatgcagcctaatgtgcagtcacccactcaacccagcccagattggggagagggactgcatataatcatagcctgcacatgtgaacgataccaaagatgccagccaaagATGGATTTGCCCCACCATACAAGATATCAACTCTCCCTGAtatagcagtgggttgcccttTATCTTCAAAGTAGGCCGCActagctgacatcttgggctcccccaaaatctatagcaaactgcatgcaaGTAAGTTAAGTGGGtgactgcacattagtctgcattgaacaagtagccCCTCCATGTCATAACCTGGCTAACTGCATTCTATTAGGgtttacggcgattgtgcctgccctagGGTGATTGTGCCGgtggtgattgtgcctgctctgcggtGATTGTGCCTGCTTTGCAGCCTataaggtattgcatttttggctttttcagtgaatttttctgtttaaaacagattttttttaaattatagaatCTGATTTTGAATAAGAAATAGATTATAATCTGCAATTTAAGCAGCAATACCAAATCTCTGTACAAAAGGCTCCCCATAGGCAGGGACCAGCTAGAGTGTCTCAATGGACAGTGACTATTCAGAGTGCTCCTTCTGTAGTTCAGACCCAGAACTAGTCCTGAATATTCATGAACGGCatgctagccacacccaccccacccttcagccaatgattggcagctctttttctatgtacaggcagacagcagtcaatcagtggctgcaAAGCAGAATGGGTGTAACTAGCCTGCAGCtcctgaatatccaggactacttcaagtagtcctCTATACATGTGCTGCCACAGCTACACACAGCAGGTATAGCACTGTGTGTGCCTGTCACTAGCTTGTGCTGTTCTCAGatgggggtgcaaaaagatggtgatagAGTCTCTTTAAGTACGGAGGAGGTTACGTTACAGTTTGGGAATGCTTTACTTGGTATGATCCTGGCCTGTTGGGTGTGGTAGcaaaaaccatgaacacggacattgatattctagacaataatgtactgctgacaatgtggcaatactctgggaatggtcagcagtaCTTCCAACATGACAgtgtgccttgtcataaatccaacactgttttacgctggtttaaggatatggatgttctacaATTGGACTGGCCTACCTGAGccctattgaacatctttgggacaaactagaacatCAGGTGAGGAAATATGAACAATATCCATCATCTTTAAGATAACTCACTAGGatgcagggtgaatggagggaaataccagctaaagtgtattggacattagtagaaagtatgctgcAGAGAgtttctgatgtcattagggccaaaggagcctgcTAAGTATTATCCTATGGGAATAAATGCAACTTTTGATTCTTGATCACGTGTCCAACTAgtgttggtaggatagtgtatgataGATTTAGTATTTGGAAAAGCAGAATTGTACAAAGAAGATTGAACAATGAACTAGTCCATGATATCTTATAAACTGACCTCTCTTATTGCAGAACAGAACTTGCTCTGTAAAACACGTTGAAGGGCTTGTAGTTTCTGAGGTGGAACTTCTCCACTTCGTTGCAGTCTTTCGAGCAGCTCAATTGCACGGGAAACATCTACAAGATATAGATGATGATTAGTGAAAATGTACCTTTCAATCAGTATTTCATGCTACTAGAGATCCAGCTAATGCCATAGTCTAAGACCGCCTTCACAAACGCAGGCAGCGTCATTTTAATTGGAGTGCACACACCAGAGGATCCATTTGCAATCCACAAAAGGCTTTTTAAGCACTATGAAGGATGGACATTAATGTTGCTCGACCATTTATGCAAGTTTGTGTAATGATAATGTAAATCTCAATTTATTACGTTTTTTAAATGTTATGTCTGAAATGTATAAAATgttctatatattttatattaaattaaccctttgcaatgcaattttggattcaggatttcctaggggggctttctctttctgccattatacaatggcaccatctgctggttagagccagtactgcagtatgggacatgctggagaggcctccgacaacagagcggccagtaatttacagtaaaaataccctgccagacatcttccaacatcggagctgtacagccttcaatcaaaatgtctttagacgtcagacagtggattggaaagggttaataccaaaTAGTAATTTAACTTTTCAAACACAAGGTTGAGGCACAGCCTGTGATATGGAGTCCGGCGAAGGATGGATAAAATGATCAGGACAAGAAAGTGGAAGCATGAATAGGAGTTTTCGGGGTACTATACCCCAACTAGAACAGAGCCATTGCCAAGGAACGAAAAATAATAGGTATTTATAagttaactattagagatgagcgagagtactcgctaagggcaaatactcgagcgattattgccttttgcgagtacctgcctgctcgtctcaaaagattcaggtgccggcgggggggcggggagaggtgggggagggcggggaggaacaggggggagatctctccccccagcCCCGCTCACTCTCGCAACTTACCGCTCACacccgctggcacccaaatcttttgagacgagcgggcaggtactcgcaaaaggcaataatcactcgagtatttgcccttagcgagtacgctcgttcatctctattaactatgcGTCAAcatttactgatttttttttgctttgtttttacaatatttaacttttattactgtcTTCAATATTAATACGGCATATTGTATTTGGTTTTAAGTATGTAGAAAATGAAATTTTTCAATACATACAATTTATTTTTCTGTTATGTACACTTAGAAGAGGATATTTCAAATATCTTAAAGAGTGCGAAAAAGTGGGTCATCACCAACCAGAAAAAAACGTGCCTACTATGAGCATCTTCAGTTCCTCTGTACAAGTCAGGAACTTCGTGAGTAGTATGCTCTATATGAAATGAATAATGTAacttcttctatatatataatacaaagtACTCATGTTAACACtgaataattagagatgagcgaacgtactcgtttagggctatttcgcaatcgagcatcgctttttttcgagtaactgcctactcgggtgaaaagattcggggggcgccgtggtggagcagggggtagcagtggggaacaggggggagctctctcccctccccccccccacactgcaaccccccgctcatccccggcgccccccgaatgttttcacccgagtaggcagttactcgaaaaaaatcaatgctcaattgcgaaatagccctaaacgagtacgttcgctcatcactattaataatgtatttatatattatGTTATAAACTcttacctttattaaaaaacatttGTCAAATTTGTAATAACTATATCCAAACTACTATGAGTTGACACAATTATATTACTTTATTATATAGTAAGACAGAAGGGTTACAGTTATTTTATGACTAACATGAATAGCAATAAATGACCTAATAGACATTACAAAAAAGATTtgtaggctaggttcacacagggcggatttagcCCGTATTTGCTGCGgtctgccgttgcatatccgcattgcggccaaACCGTTGcgattgcagtgcaatgcagcacaaatgagtttggcCAAaatgctgttctcacagggcttttttttttccactgagcCGCAATGCAGATAAGCAACGGCACCAGCACCACCGGCAACGTAAGGTACCAGGGGGGGCAGCACCACCACTGGCGGCCCCGCTGCCACCACCGCTACTGGTGGGCCCcctgccaccaccgctactggcgggccccctgccaccaccgctactgGCGGGCCCCCTGCACCCGCCGCTACTGGCGGGCCCcctgccaccaccgctactggcgggccccctgccaccaccgctactgGCGGGCCCCTGCACCCTCCGCTGCTGGCGGGCCCcctgccaccaccgctactgGCGGGCCCCCTGCACCCGCCCCTACTGGCGGGccccctgccaccaccgctgcagtcgGCACCCCTCCACccaccgctacaggcggcacccCTGGCACCACCTACCGCTACTGGCGGCACCCCTGGCACCACCTaccgctacaggcggcacccctggcaccaccgctacaggcggcaccccagccaccaccgctacaggcggcacccctgccaccaccgctacaggcggcacccctgccaccacctaccgctacaggcggcacccCTGGCACCACCTACCGCTACTGGCGGCACCCCAGCCACCACCGCTACAGGCGGGCCCCCTGCCACCACCGCTACATGCGGCACCCCAGCcaccaccgctacaggcggcacccCAGCCACCACCTaccgctacaggcggcacccCTGCCACCACCTACCGCTACAGGCGTTCCCCCCAGCAaccaccgctacaggcggcacccCTGCAACCACCGCTGCCAGCACCATTACCAACAGCCACGGAGCCCCAACACACGCCTTATGATACCAACGGCCGAAGGTAAACTTATTATGCGTGTCGTACACTCATTCCCACATTCATCACACAGCCAGTGCTGCAGGCTATGGATctgcaaaccttttttttttttttattttttttcaggcaGGAAGTTAATAGTAATCCACCCGACCTCAGACAAATAGAAGAGATGGCGTGGTACCAGCGCATGGGGATTAACGTCTCGAGAATGATTATGCTGGTGAGTTAACCACGTCTTTCATCTTTCGTCACATATCtgaagccggcggcgggtgagtgtaATTTGTGTCCGCACCTCTGCGAGCCACGAGCACAAATACAGAATGGCGCCAGCAGCCTGACGAAATGAGGCAATGCCAAAGCCGCCTTTTGGATTGGCCTATGGTCGCTTCACACAGTGGCAATTCGGCGTGACAAAACTACGCGGAATGGACACTCATGTGAAGTGACGTTCTGCTCGCCTGCATGTGCTTATATCCCTTTCTTGTAGGTTGAAAGTAAGCCCCAAATCTGGGACACAGCCGACGAGGGCTACAGTGACAGAGATGTGAAGGCGGACGCCTGGTTATCAGTGTGCTCGGGGATGTATCCGGATTGGGACACCGCCACAGCTGCCCGTCAAAATGAGATATGTAAGTTGACATTCGTATGTACATAAATTGCTGATTCCCTTGCTATTGCAGCGATGATGTGTCTGATTTACCTGCATTGTTCCTTGCAGCAAAAAGGAGAGAATGAAGAAAGGTAAAATTGGATGGCCTTGTGTGTAACATCTTTACCTTGCAGTGAAAGATGTCAAAAATCGATGGCGGTCTGTCCGCGATCGCTACAAAAAGCATGAAAAGGAGTGTGAAAAGAGTGGCTCTTCTCCCTCAAAAAAGAAATGTCCATATGCTGAAGAGCTGGCGTTTATAAGAAGCGGCAGACAACTGCGACCGTAAGTTCTTTGCGCCACAGCCTCACTGCAAACTGGTTGTCCCGTGCAAGCAAGTGGgcttatatacttctgtatagccatattaatgcactttgtagtaCATAGCGTCTTAGCGCGTGTAATCGGGCGATTACACACTGAAATTGGACAGGATCATGGCGACGcagacgccagcgcagggaaggtgagttccgtatggcacatatttaatgcacgatgtatattacaaagtgcattaatatggccatacagaagtatataaccccacttgcttttacgggacaacccctttaatattgttgTCCTCCTCTACATAATTGTTGTTTTATCTTACACAGAACCAGCGGTAACGTGCAGCCGTCGCAATCCGCGAGCCAAGAAACCTCAGAAGAATCGGGCCAGCAGGCCACACAATTGTCCGCTGATATAGAAATAAATGcaggtaccccaaccttggacgACAGCCGACTAAGTGCACCTGATTCAGACCCCAATTGCGTTAGCATTGAAGCGTTGGGACAAACAGCGTCGGCTAGCAGGCCAGGGACCCACAGGGAGCCCAGTTGTGAGCCGGCCGGACGTAGCGTTGTTACccggggacgtaaaaaaaaaaagagcttgaTGCAGCCGAAGAAGCAATGGCACTGTTGCGCCGCGCTGACACGGAAGACCAATGGGATACGATGGGTGCGGCAGTGGCGGCACGCATCTGTGAGTTATCCGCAGAGcgtcaatgggcaatatcgccagTTATTTATGCTGCTCTGGAGGTCTTTGCGTCTCCACGCCCTCTCGCCGACTCATGCGAGATTATAAAGGCAATGAAAAATGCCGCATTTGCTGTCAACCCCTCCTCACGAAACTTGTTTCCATCACAATCTTGCCCTGAACAACCAGACAGGGTTGCAAGGACACCAGGCTATCCCATACAGTATGTTTCACACGATAGTGGTTTCACGGAGAACATGACGAGCAGTTCGCCATCACAACAGTCGTTCATGTCACTCATGAACAGCCCTTTGTCACAAACATCACAAAACGCTACCTCAGTATTTAATTCACCACCGGGCAGTTCACAAAGAAGTGAAGTCACATACAGGACTTATACGGCACTTCAGTGACCCCTCAGTCATTGTCAgatcactgcaatgtcgtgtAATTGATAGGTGCCGTTTGCATCTTCTCAAGAGCCGTTATCGTGTGGTACACAACATGGGATTGCCTGGTGTCCCCTAATTACTCTTGAATGCTGAGGGGGAAGATTGTTAAAAAACTGTATGTCCTCTAACCTGAGCTCCCTGGCCGGCTACAACGCGCCTAAATGCAACACATTCCTTTGGCTTTCTTTCGTTACTGAGTAGATTTTTTGGGGAAAGAAAACAAAGGAATCTATCGTGTATGTACATTTGGCCGTCTGTGTGCCTTACTTAGCACATATTGTCTGGCTGCTAGCTGGATggctgtcctccaaggttggggtaatGGTAATTCTGCAAGTCTCTGTCATTtgttatttattcttttttaatTTGTTCTTAAAAAATGTTAATGTTGGGATTTCACCCCGAGATACCCAAAACAGGAGATGAGAGTCGTGCGTCTGGTTGAAGTTAGATTATTTTTGTTCCCTTACTTGAGGCTCGCTATCTCACTTCTCATTGTGGTGGCCCAACTCAGCCAAaataaaccccccaaaaaattaaagAATTAATCTGCTCACGAAAGTGTTCTGCCAAATTACTTTGTTTCTATTTAGTAACAACTTGAAAAAGCAGTGCATTAGCGCAAGAAACACGATTTTTGTGTTGTGCAGTTTGTCATGCCATGCTGCAAATAAACATTTTGCTTGAACTTGGTCTTCATCGTTCTTCTGGAGCTGGTTGCCGGGGGATCAAACTGCGattagggctgcacaccacccaCACAGGAGTACTGCCATGGCACGGCGCCTTTGGGACTATGGAAGTAGTCAGTGAAGTGTTCGCGTACCTGCACAGCGGTTGCAGCAGGACGTCCAGCaccccagttgatgaccgtgtcaaaggcagggTGGAGTTCTTCCACATCTACCTCGGGGCGATATtcccggaggtagttgtgaagaacacaacatgccttgacaaggtcatcaactgtggtagGGTCTACCATTAGGGTAGTCCCTAGAACCCTCCACTGACTAaccataatcccgaaggcacaTTCAACCACTCGACGTGCCCGATACCATCAcgaaggggactggatgtgtggttcccggcaaaggttgtggggctgggagcgtGACGCCATCTCagagaatttgcatcccaatctgtgatgttcgcagcacccgagaatccCCAGTACTACCATAGGCGCCGACATCGATGCAAACAAATTTAGAATGTGCatcagccaccgccatcaggactaCAGAGAAATATTTCTTGTAGTTGTAAAACTTTGAGCCTTAGTGCGGTGGCTGAAGCACACGGACATGTTTGCCATCAACcgcgcctatgcagttaggaaatttggcaacagtTTGAAAGCCTGCTACAACACGTTGCCAAGTCTCCTCGGAtggtgaaggcatcacgatgggctgcaacttctgccagatgacgctgcatgtgcacctcacaatttcagcgatggtagatttaccaacacgaaattggagatgcagggatgcatagctctctcctgtggccagaaagctgaaagggaagcagagaaaaaggggaaaaggATTAGTGAAATCAAAAGAACAAAAGTAGCATGTCACATACAGATCCACAGATTACATTTGCAGCATTTTCAGTAAATGGAAAGATGTGGCCAAAGTGACTGGAACTTCCTTGCTATCTGCATTCCATTACAACAATGATGTTGAATAAAGCCTAGACTATTTGTCCATTTTTCCTCTTCATTTATCTGCATCGTACCGTTGCACTACATGGGCAGAGTAATTGTGAAAAAATTAATTTACCTGCGCCATTCCTATACTCAATGTTGCTTAGCGGGACAGATGCAAAGCGGTGGGATTTTTTGGGGTTTGTCACCTCCGGTAACTCGGCTCTGAGATCGTGTTGCCACAGGGGTTTGTAATTGTGTTGTCAGATTATTGGGTACAGGTGCACTAGCTAGCAAGGGATTTATATGAAAAGTTACCGTTTGATATAAAACAACAACCTAAACTCACTCCAGGAGCTGACTGATGCAGCGGTAGAGTACGCCTAGGACTCACACATACGCACATCAACGAGACTGAACTGGCAATGAGTTATGTCGCACTGTGCAGGGGATCTAATTCCATCGCGCTCCCAGACGGATACGTGCGTGCCATAATGCTATGTCAGCGTACAATGCCATTTTAACCAGTCTCCAGTCAGACTCAATCAGTAACTAATTGTTACAAAAGGCATATTTTGGTTACataccgaagggtgatgagcagcctttcctCTGCAGTGATCGCTTTTCGCATTCGGGTGtcctgaaatgtgagatcccggcgcaccagctccagaagacGCTCGAAAGCCTCCTGCGGCAGGCGGCAGAACAGGATGAACTTCTCCGGATGgctagagagagaaagacagagagagacagtgtgAGACTGTGTGTGTGGTGGGCACAGAAAGACATTGcatcagaaagagagagagagggggagagagagagagagagggagggagggaggacagagagagagagaaacagagagatagagagggaaagagagagagagggaaacataagggagagagagagatacagaaaggtagagagagggaaagaaagagagagagggaaaaagaagggagagaaATATACACAGaggtagagagagggagagaaagaggacagacagagggaaagagagagagagggggagggaggacagagagagagagaaacagagagatagagagggaaagaaagagagagagagggaaacataagggagagagagatatacagaaaggtagagagagggaaagaaagagagagagggaaaaagaagggagagaaATATACACAGaggtagagagagggagagaaagaggacagacagagggaaagagagagagagggagggagggaggacagagagagagagaaacagagagatagagagggaaagagagagagagggaaacataagggagagagagatatacagaaaggtagagagagagaggacagagagagagggaaagagagagagagactgggaaaaagaagggagagagagagatatacagagacacaaagagaggtagagggagagagagaggaaacagagcgagagagagagagaaacagtgaTTAAATAACATTACTGCTTCAGTAGCGGCGAAGCAAATTTCGGGCCATACTAGACGTACTTTTTCAAATCTTGGTAAAGGCTTACAAAGTGCCCCTTCGTCCCACGCTCCATCAACAGGGGATGCACCCAATAGCGCCTGGATCCCCATCCGGTCTGCAACATAAAATTTTCAGCAATACATTAGCCCACTATTCGCAAGTTTAGCAAGTGAAACACACATTTTCATTTCACATATAGCTGACCTTGTTGGATTTTCCTGCCTGCATCAGCAGTACACATATCAGATATTTTCTACGGTAATATTTCCGGAGACGTATACTGCGGCCACTTTCCATCTTGCTATGTTCTTTAAGCTCTGCTGCTTTCTATTCACCACAGTAGCTGCTTTCCCTGAACAAGGGGTCAGTGCTGCTCCGAGTTGGCACAGGGTGTTCCCACTTCCTTCCCTGTTGTGGGGAGGGATCatgacatcacaggaagcagtcgaaatctgcagcaaaatctgcaagaaaatacGCGACTACACAGCAAATTCCGCAGCGGTATTTTCCGCAGCTTTTTTGAGGCGGATTTTGCGGCGGTTAAACCGCAATAAAGTACGCGTATAAAACCGCAACAAAATTAAGGCTGAAaatgcagatttgccgcagatgcGGCTGGGTTGCGGCAAATACGCAACGGAAAATACGCAGGACtttcgcagcaaatccgcccagtgtgaacctagGTGTAAAGTATACATAAATGTTATATATTTCACAataaactatataatgtttgaatgcttttgtagatgaggaatacaatttcagcattcaagGCCACGCACCACAGACACAGGGGTATTGCCAGGCTACGGCATCTGCACAACTAATgaaatagtgagtgcatctctgacATGTGATGCCAAAGTAATTGAGTGACCAGAACCCCAGTTGATAGCTGTGTCAAAAGCTGCATCAAGTGACTCCACATTTATGTCTGGATTTTCATCCCACACAGAGTTGTGAAGTACACAACAGGCTTTGATCAGAGCATCAACTGTGGTGGGTAAAACCTGGATGGCTGTTGTTAAGACCGTCCACCATAATTCCAAAGGCACACTCCATGACTCTTTATGCCTGACTCAGATGACAATTAAAAATTTTCCTCTGGCCATCCAGTCCTCTTCGTGGGTATGGGCGCAGCAGATCTGTCAAAAAAGGGAATGATTCATCCGATTCCATCGTAAAGAATTTCTGAGTCATGGTTCCCAGAAGAGGTGAAGGGGCTGGCGCattacaaaatattgaaaaatttgCAGTCCAATCTGTGATGTTTGCAGCATTTTAGAATCTCCTGCGCTGCCATAGGCATCAGCATCATTGGCAACAAATCTGTAGCGCCCCATCAAGACCACTGAAAAATCCTTTGAATATTTAAAAGTGTATAATCCTGAGTGCGCTGGCAGAAGCAGGTAGATGTTTACCATCAACTGCGCCAAGACAGTTAGGAAAACTGGTTACAGTTTGAAAGCCTGCTGTAACCTCCAACCAAGTCTCCTTGGTTGGGCAAGGCATTACGATGGGCTGCAATTTCTGCCAAAGAATGTGGCATGTACACCTAACCATTCCGAAAATGGGAGGAGAAAagatgcatagctctctcctgtgaCCAACAATCTGCAAAAGAAACCATAAGATAACATAACAATAACATGAATTATTGACTTAATGTTCTGGGGATATTATAATAATGTAACAACCATTTCTACTATACAGCAGTATGTGCTACAAACACATTAAACGAGTCATGAACATATTGTAAAACAGCCATAGTAATGAGGAACAATAATGGGAACATATACTGTGACTCACAATAGAAAGATTTTAAGAACAAAAATTTAATAAttagcaaatttaaaaaaaatatttattatagTAT
Coding sequences within it:
- the LOC136631497 gene encoding uncharacterized protein, encoding MDLQTFFFFLFFFRQEVNSNPPDLRQIEEMAWYQRMGINVSRMIMLVESKPQIWDTADEGYSDRDVKADAWLSVCSGMYPDWDTATAARQNEILKDVKNRWRSVRDRYKKHEKECEKSGSSPSKKKCPYAEELAFIRSGRQLRPTSGNVQPSQSASQETSEESGQQATQLSADIEINAGTPTLDDSRLSAPDSDPNCVSIEALGQTASASRPGTHREPSCEPAGRSVVTRGRKKKKSLMQPKKQWHCCAALTRKTNGIRWVRQWRHASVSYPQSVNGQYRQLFMLLWRSLRLHALSPTHARL
- the LOC136631500 gene encoding uncharacterized protein, with the translated sequence MESGRSIRLRKYYRRKYLICVLLMQAGKSNKTGWGSRRYWVHPLLMERGTKGHFVSLYQDLKNHPEKFILFCRLPQEAFERLLELVRRDLTFQDTRMRKAITAEERLLITLRFLATGESYASLHLQFRVGKSTIAEIVRCTCSVIWQKLQPIVMPSPSEETWQRVVAGFQTVAKFPNCIGAVDGKHVRVLQPPH